In the genome of Apostichopus japonicus isolate 1M-3 chromosome 15, ASM3797524v1, whole genome shotgun sequence, one region contains:
- the LOC139981130 gene encoding uncharacterized protein, with protein sequence MVRVYYTLPFFRFCNFLRLLVFLDGCLSAALWIAGGHTKYMEDSVIDWTITGSVFELACLGLIRMVILFHLFTKLEDHSLALLQHPYDRSITSKKKTGLLITIVLSILSLIYSAVKGGLVLSCLNGSFCAMLKADSYEPMHVTYNALVISSVVFSLLELLAAVTNPIFLKRLQVMRIQHELKEDEEEGEGKEKKKKADLRRLFTLAKREKWLILLGLLSLVLASGTTMAAPIFFGHVVDAATRKDMSLVNYYILILLAIFVGGSVAALVRSWAFTLAGTRVVCRIRRNLFKAIIKQEIAFFDETRTGELTNRLSSDTQVVQNAVTVNISMLVRYLFQILGSVVIMLTQSAALTGVLLAVVPVVAVGAVIYGWFVQNLRKKFQDALADAGTAAEEAISSIRTVRSFVGEDKAYNSYSNEIQNSYGHGKNMAIATGVFNGLIGSVSQGAIVLVLWYGGSLVTHGALSVGTLTAFMLYTLNVAMAFAFLASLYGDFMQAVGASVRIFELMDRTPKLSLDGGATPYDFTGDIVFAEVFFSYPSRPDSQVLKGVSFNVKPGEVVALVGPSGGGKSTIVNLIEKFYKPDDGDIRLGGHNMLDLDPQWFRKKISIVSQEPVLFACSIKENIAYGKEATQDEIIEAAKKANAHEFINAFEEGYDTLVGERGVRLSGGQKQRVAIARALIMDPAILLLDEATSALDAESEHLVQEAIDRAMVGRTVLVIAHRLSTVRTASKVVVIKHGLVAETGSHDELISKGGVYKKLVLRQLSSMQDRAAIINSGLDDYVQESDDSDESDSEQNLDEKQKTP encoded by the exons ATGGTTAGGGTGTACTATACGCTGCCCTTTTTTCGTTTTTGTAACTTCCTCCGGTTGCTGGTGTTCCTTGATGGATGCCTCTCAGCTGCATTATGGATTGCTG GTGGTCATACCAAGTACATGGAGGACAGCGTCATCGACTGGACCATCACTGGATCTGTTTTCGAGCTTGCTTGTCTTGGCCTCATCAGAATGGTTATTCTGTTCCATCTTTTCACTAAGCTGGAAGACCATTCCCTAGCCCTCCTTCAGCATCCGTATGATAGATCCATCAcatcaaagaaaaaaactggTTTGCTCATCACCATTGTCTTGTCCATACTATCGCTGATATATTCTGCTGTGAAAGGAGGCTTGGTGTTGTCTTGTCTGAATGGCAGCTTCTGTGCAATGCTTAAAGCAGATTCCTATGAACCTATGCATGTCACATACAATGCATTAGTCATCAGCTCTGTTGTGTTTTCATTGCTGGAGCTACTGGCAGCAGTGACAAACCCAATATTCCTGAAGAGACTCCAGGTGATGAGAATCCAACACGAATTGAAAGAGGacgaagaagaaggagaaggaaaggagaagaaaaagaaagctgACCTCAGACGATTATTTACTTTGGCAAAGCGT GAGAAATGGCTAATACTCCTTGGTTTGTTGTCTCTGGTGTTAGCCAGCGGTACAACAATGGCAGCTCCTATCTTCTTTGGACATGTTGTGGATGCAGCAACCCGTAAAGATATGA GTTTGGTCAACTATTACATCCTGATTCTGTTAGCCATTTTCGTGGGTGGTTCTGTGGCTGCCCTGGTTCGTTCATGGGCCTTCACACTGGCAGGTACCCGTGTGGTTTGCAGGATCAGAAGGAATCTCTTCAAAGCGATTATTAAACAGGAGATTGCATTCTTCGATGAAACCCGCACTGGAGAACTGACAAACAGATTATCATCGGATACTCAAGTTGTGCAGAATGCTGTGACT GTCAATATTTCCATGTTGGTCCGTTACCTATTTCAAATTCTTGGCTCAGTGGTTATTATGCTTACCCAGTCTGCTGCCCTCACCGGTGTACTGCTTGCAGTGGTTCCTGTTGTAGCTGTTGGGGCTGTTATCTATG GTTGGTTTGTACAAAATTTACGTAAAAAGTTTCAGGATGCTCTTGCTGATGCAGGGACTGCTGCTGAGGAAGCCATCTCAAGCATTCGTACCGTTCGTTCTTTTGTGGGTGAAGATAAAGCGTATAACTCTTACAGCAATGAAATACAGAATAGCTACGGGCATGGCAAGAATATGGCCATAGCGACAGGAGTGTTCAATGGATTAATAGGGTCAGTGTCACAG GGTGCCATTGTGCTTGTGCTATGGTATGGAGGTAGTTTGGTCACACACGGTGCTCTAAGTGTTGGTACACTCACTG CATTTATGTTATACACTCTGAATGTTGCCATGGCGTTTGCATTCCTTGCATCACTTTACGGTGACTTCATGCAAGCTGTCGGGGCATCTGTTCGTATTTTTGAACTCATGGACAGAACTCCAAAGCTCTCATTAGATGGAGGGGCCACACCGTATGACTTCACTGGGGACATTGTCTTTGCAGAGGTCTTCTTCTCATATCCTTCAAGGCCAGATTCTCAAGTTTTGAAG GGAGTCTCATTTAATGTGAAACCAGGAGAAGTGGTAGCGTTAGTTGGTCCATCTGGAGGGGGAAAATCAACCATCGTTAACCTTATTGAGAAATTTTACAAACCAGATGATGGGGATATTAGATTAG GTGGTCATAATATGCTTGACCTAGATCCGCAATGGTTTCGCAAGAAGATCTCAATCGTGAGTCAGGAACCAGTTCTATTTGCTTGCTCCATCAAGGAAAACATAGCTTACGGCAAGGAAGCCACCCAAGATGAG ATCATCGAGGCTGCCAAGAAGGCCAACGCCCATGAGTTCATCAATGCTTTTGAGGAGGGTTATGATACCCTGGTAGGAGAGAGGGGTGTCAGATTGTCCGGAGGTCAGAAACAGAGGGTAGCCATCGCCAGGGCTCTCATCATGGACCCTGCTATTCTTCTTTTAGATGAG GCAACCTCTGCTCTGGATGCTGAGAGTGAGCATCTAGTCCAAGAGGCCATCGACAGGGCCATGGTGGGCCGGACGGTACTTGTAATAGCCCATCGTCTCTCAACTGTCAGAACCGCTTCAAAG GTTGTTGTGATCAAACACGGCTTGGTAGCTGAAACCGGATCTCATGATGAACTCATCTCAAAGGGCGGAGTCTATAAGAAACTGGTCTTACGACAACTCTCGTCGATGCAGGATCGAGCTGCTATCATTAATTCTGGACTTGATGACTACGTCCAGGAAAGTGATGACTCGGACGAATCGGACTCGGAGCAAAACTTAGATGAGAAACAGAAAACTCCTTAG